CCTGCAGGATGGCGGCGCGCTTGGAGCCCTCCGCCTCCAGGATCTGGGCCCGGCGTGTGCGTTCGGCCACCATCTGCTTGTCCATGGCATCGGCGATGTCGCCCAGCGGTTTGATCTCCTTCAATTCCACCCGGGACACCTTGAGCCCCCACGCTGCCGTGGCTTCATCCAGAATTTCCTGGAGTTTCGTGTTGATGGTGTTTCGGCCGTTCAGACATTCGTCCAGTTCCAGCTCGCCGATCAGATTGCGCAAGCTGGTGATGATCAGCTGTTCCATGGCGCGCTCGAAATTCTGCACCTTGTAGGCCGCATCCTTGAAGTTGGTGATCTTGAAGTAGGTCACGGCGTTGATGCGAACGGTGGCATTGTCTGCCGTGATCACCGCCGTGGGTTCGAAGTCATGCAGGGTTTCCCGGTTATCGAACTTGTAAGCTACTTTTTCGAGCACGGGCGTGATCCAGTGCCAGCCGGCTCCGAGGGTTTTCAGATAGCCTCCTTGGCGTTCGATGATGATGGCCTGATTCTGGCTCACGGGAACGAAACCCAGAATCAGATAGGCAAAAACGACGGTGGCGATGAGACTCAATAAGACAAGCATCAATTCATCCTTTTAGGTTGGGAGCAGATGGGGACGAGACTCAGGTGGGTTGGGTCGGCTCTTGCATGGATGGGGAACCTTCCGGGGGCGCTACGGGCGGCGACGCGTGCGTCGTGCCCCCTGACAACCACGATGGGGGCGCCGAGACAGGCTCCTCAGGGAGCACGCGCAGGGTGGTCCCGCTGACCTCCATGACCAGCACCCGACGGCCAGTTTCAAGCGGTAGGTCGGATTCAGCGCGCCAGACCACCCCGTCCAGCTTGACCTTGCCGGCGCGACCATCGGCGATGGGGCTGATGACCTCAGCGGGTTGACCAATCATCGATTGGACCGGGGTGGGGGTGGCTGGAGGCGCCAGGCGGCGCCTGACCCACGGCAAAATCAGTGCGGTCACGCCACCTGCCAGCGCCACCGCGGCGGCCACCTGTGCGGTCAAACTGAAGCCAGCCAGGGCCACGGCGGCGGCCGCCCAGCAGGCAAGGCCCATCGTGAGCAAGGTGAACTCGCCGGTTGTCAGTTCCAGCAGAACCAGAAGGGTCCCGATCAGCGCCCAAGCGATGGCAGGGTTCAGCACATTCGACTCCCACAGTATTCCGCAACGGCAACCGGTGCCCGAACTGCAACGGACCTGGTCCCGGGCCCTACATACCCTGTTTGCCTGGGGCGTCTGACTGGAAGAAACCTTGGCTGAAGCTTAAACCGAGCTTGGGAAAGTCAGCCGGTTTGCGAGCGATAGATGTCTCGGCCCCTGAGATGGAGTGTTTCGTGTGTCTTCCCAGGACCACACCATCGCGATGAGTCGTCTGAGGACGTCCGCTGAGCGTACCTACCGCGTGAGTCGAGCCGCCGCCGAGCTCGCCGTCACCGCTGGTTCCGCGCATCAACGGGGGGGCGTTGGCGCCCTGCAGGGCAGTGCCCAGGTGGCTTTGAAGTACAAGGCCCTCAAGTCGGAAGTCGGGCTGGCGCATAGCAGCCTGGAAGAGCGATTGTTCGGTCTGGCGGGTGATGTGGCGACCGTTTCCGGGGGAATTTTGGCCGCGATCGCCCTGCCGACGATGTCGCGCAAGGCTGCCACCAGTTTTCAGGAATTGACGGCTCTGGTGCGCGATCCGAGCGCCACGGCCGAGGTGCGATTGAATAAACTCGAGGAGATGGTGAGAGCCGGAGCCGGCTCCATTTTCAGTGCCCAGGGCGTGGTGGTCGGGGCCAGGGGCACGATGGGTATTCTGACCCGCAGTGAAGGCATCGCGCGGGTCACCGCTCGGGTCGGGGAAAGCCCGCTGTTCCGCTTCCTGGGGACCCCGCTGGGCAAGTTCTTGCAGGTGCTGTTGCCCGTCGCAGACGTGGCGGTGCTGGTCGGTGAGAGCATTGCCACGCGCCGCACCTTTCTCGACCCGCAGACCACCAGCGGGCAGAGGGCCAGAAAGGTGCTGGATCTCAGCCTGTCCTGCCTGAAGGCGGCTTTCTGGCTGTTGCCGGCCGCGCGCCCCCTGAAGGCGGCGTATGCTGCAGCCAGCTTTGCCCAGCTCGGGCTGACCCTGAGGGACTTCTGGCCGCTCGTCCGTCCAGCCCTCACCCGAGCAAGCCAGACCACGCTCTGGGCCTTGCAGCACCCTGGAGAGGCCCTCGGGGCCGCTCGTACCTCCCTGGGGAACGGGCTGCGCGTGACGGGGCAGGCCCTGGTCAGCGTGGCGCAGGGCAGCTGGTTCGTACTGACCCATCCAGGCTATGCCTGGTCGGCTGTTCATAACGAAGTGTCGGCCTGGTTGCGTTTGCTGCAGGGCAAGGCGGCGGCCGCGATTCCGTTCCGCCACGTTCCGGTCTTCCTCGCGCCTTCGGGGCCGGCTGCGGCTGCGCCGGAGGCGCTTTCGCCAGGCGGCCTCGCCGCCCCGACGGTCCCTGCACCCACGCTGGCTCACCCTGCCTCAGCGCCGGTGCCATCGCTTCCCGCGCCGACGCTGGCGCCGCCCGTCACCACCCCCGTGCCTCCGCCTCCCGCGCCGACGTTGGCGCCGCCCGTCACCAGCCCCGTGGGTCCGCCTCCCGCGCCGTCGCTGGC
This sequence is a window from Candidatus Sericytochromatia bacterium. Protein-coding genes within it:
- a CDS encoding NfeD family protein, which produces MLNPAIAWALIGTLLVLLELTTGEFTLLTMGLACWAAAAVALAGFSLTAQVAAAVALAGGVTALILPWVRRRLAPPATPTPVQSMIGQPAEVISPIADGRAGKVKLDGVVWRAESDLPLETGRRVLVMEVSGTTLRVLPEEPVSAPPSWLSGGTTHASPPVAPPEGSPSMQEPTQPT
- a CDS encoding SPFH domain-containing protein, whose protein sequence is MLVLLSLIATVVFAYLILGFVPVSQNQAIIIERQGGYLKTLGAGWHWITPVLEKVAYKFDNRETLHDFEPTAVITADNATVRINAVTYFKITNFKDAAYKVQNFERAMEQLIITSLRNLIGELELDECLNGRNTINTKLQEILDEATAAWGLKVSRVELKEIKPLGDIADAMDKQMVAERTRRAQILEAEGSKRAAILQAEGAKESAVLRAEGEREVLRIKAQAEAEAAVIRAKAQADATLIAAKAQQESIKEVVAAFGNGGDEKFLQLRYLESLPEMAKGPSSTIFMPNGMNGLAGVAALAGEAFRAGQPRPSVATPTGRVVGQASSSAPQANA